The genomic stretch CCTGCAGCAGGATCTTACCTGCGTAGGCTTGCCTTGGCATCCTGCAAAAGACACCGCTGTGACAAGGTTCATCAATGAAATTGTGTTGGAGGAAGAGAGCGATTTTAATGAAAAAGGAGAGGCCAAAAGTCATTTTGAAATGTATTTGGATGCCATGCAGGAAGTAGGTGCGGACACCCAAAAAGTTGAAGCAACCATTTCATCGTTCAATGATCTAAAGGCAATATCCACCCAGATTGAAGCGGCCGAACTCAATCGGGTGGAAAAGAATTTTCTGCAGTTTACCTTTGAGGTGATCAATACGCAACAACCACATATTATTGCCGCTGCATTTACCTTTGGTCGCGAGGATTTGATTCCAGATATGTTCTTGGGCATCATCGAGCAATCTGGAGCTGGCAAGTATAAGAAACTGGAGTATTATCTCAAAAGGCACATTGAGTTGGATGGTGAGGATCACGGCCCTTTGGCCTTGCGCATGATCAAGGCCCTTTGCGGTTCGGATGCCCAAAAATGGACCGATGTGTTGGAATACAGCAAACAAGCGCTTCAATGTAGAGTTGAACTTTGGGACAGTATTGCCCAAAAACTGGAAGCGAACAAAAATAATTTGGTGAATGCGTCGTAGCTTTGAGCAGGATTGACCAAATCACCTTAACTAAAGAATTCGAAGAATACCCTTTGGTATGGCCAAAATAACCTCTGAAGAACTTGGGCAGGAACCCATTGGAAAATTACTGATCAAACAGGCCGTACCCGCTTCCATTGGTATTTTGGTAATGTCCCTGAACGTTCTGGTGGACTCCATTTTTGTGGGCAATTGGATAGGTTCCATAGCCATTGCCGCCATTAATGTGGTGTTGCCCGTTTCGTTTTTTATTGCCGCTTTGGGAATGGCCATCGGTATCGGGGGATCTAGTATTATTTCGCGGGCACTGGGTGCCAATAATCGGGAAAAGGCCCTAAAAACTTTCGGGAACCAGATTACCCTCACTTTAGTGGTTACCATTACCATGGTGGCCCTTGGACTTTACTTTGTCGACAGCCTGATTCCCGCCTTTGGGGGAAAAGGCTCCATTTTTGAGCCCGCTAAGATTTACTACACCATTATTTTATACGGGGTACCTTTTTTGGCGCTCTGTATGATGGGCAATTCCGTCATCCGTGCGGAAGGCAAACCTCGTTTTGCGATGATCGCCATGATCATTCCATCTGTGGGAAACCTATTGATGGATTACATTTTTATTTATGTGTTCGATTGGGGCATGCATGGAGCCGCTTGGGCCACCACGGTGGGCTATTTGCTCTGTTTTTTCTATGTGTTTTACTTTTTTCTGTCGAATAACTCCGAACTAAAGATTGATGTTTCCCATTTCGGGTTGGACCGCCCCATTCTTCGAGAAATCGGTTCCTTGGGATTTGTGACCTTGGCCCGACAAGCGGTAACCAGTATTACGTATTTGTTGATGAACAACATATTGTTCAATCTGGGCGGCGAGGCCATGGTTGCCGTGTATGCCATTATCGGCCGAATGTTGATGTTCGCGCTGTTCCCCGTTTTTGGGGTCACGCAAGGATTTTTGCCGATTGCCGGCTACAATTATGGAGCGGTAAAATATGATCGGGTAAAGGAATCGATTTATACCGCAATCAAATATGCCGCTTTGATGGCCACGCTTGTTTTTGTGGTGCTGATGGTTTTTCCTTCGGAAATTGCCTCCTTATTTTTGAGCGACCGCCCCGGATTGTCCGCAGAAGAGGCAGAAGCCAATAATTTTGTGTTGCAGCACATACCCTTGGCTATGCGTTTGGTTTTTGCTGCCACCCCCATCATTGCCATACAGTTGATCGGGGCAGCCTATTTCCAGGCCATTGGGAAAGCGATTCCAGCACTATTGCTGACATTGACCCGTCAAGGATTCTTTTTTATTCCTTTGATTTTGATTCTGCCCAATTTTATGGGCGAAATAGGCGTGTGGCTCTCGTTTTGTATTGCAGATGTCCTTTCTACCATTGTCACGGGCTTCTTTCTTCAAAAGGAAATCAAATCTGAACTGTCCTGAATACTGCTTCTTTGATTTAGAATGATTAATTTGGGTGGCCTAACTAAACATCCATGAAAAAAATTATTCTAGCGGGCATAGTTGCTATTTTGGCAACCGCTTGCGCTGAAAAACCTAAAGAAAAACCTATGTACACTCTATTTGTTGGAACCTACACAGATGGCGATAGCGAGGGCATCTACACGTACACCTTTGATGTGAACACTGGAGAGCTGTCCAGCAAAAAACTGGCTGCCAAGCTGACCAACCCCTCCTTTTTGGCCATTTCACAAGATAAAAAGAACCTCTACGCCGTTCAGGAAACCGCGGACTTTGATAGTTTGGGTGGTGCTGTCACCGCTTTTAAGTTGAAAGATGATGTGCTGGAGCTTCAAAATAGTATGGGCACCCAAGGCGCACATCCTTGCCACGTATCACTTTCGAGTGATGGGCATTTGGCCGTAGCCAACTACACAGGCGGCAATGTGGCCTTATTTTCTCTAAATGACGATGGCTCATTGGCGGACGACCCGCAAATCATTGATCATAAAAAACTGGACTCCGTGAAAACATCGCATGCCCATATGGCCCAGTTCAACGCAGATGGACTTATGGTAACCGATTTGGGATTGGATGCCATAAAACGATACCGTCAAGAAGGGGATAAGTTCGTGCCCGCAGAACAGGCATCCATACCTTTTGAAGACGGGGCAGGTCCTCGCCATTTTACCTCTGGTAACGATGGAAAAGCACTCTACGTAATAAATGAACTGAACAGCACCATTTCGGTTTTTGAAAAAGATGCTGGGGGTAACTTTGAAGAAGTTCAAGTAGTTCCAACCTTGGCCGCGGATTTTGATGGGGAAAGCTTTTGTGCCGACCTTCATTTATCACCGGACGGAAAGTTTTTGTACGGTTCCAACCGTGGGGAAAACACCATCGTAATTTTTGCTGTTGACGTGAATTCAGGTCGATTGGAGTTGGTCGGAAGGGAATCGGTACGCGGGGATTGGCCCAGAAATTTTTCCATAGATCCAACAGGTGAATTCTTGTTGGTCGCCAACAAAAAGACTAGCAATATTGTGGTTTTCAAAAGAGATGGGGAACAAGGAACGTTGACCTTTCTCAACGAAGTAAAACATCCTAATCCGGTTTGTTTGGTGTTTAAGTAAAAATGTCACATCGAGTGAAAACGTGAAGCGTTTTTGTATCGAGAATTGATGCCATTACTTTTTAGAAAGGAACACAATCACACCAATAATCGCCAATACAGCCAGAACGGTAAAGAATATTTTCCAAAAACTATAAGGTCGTGTGCCGGAAATTTGTCCGTTTTCCCCATTGATAAAAAAATTGTATTCTTTGCCATTGTAGCGATAGGCACTCACGTAAACTGGCAATAGAATGTGCTTAAAAGTCTCTTCGGACAGTTTCATGTCCATGGAAAGCACACGTTGGGTGTCGCCACCAATATCGCGTCGGCACCAAGAGTCTGCAATGTCCTTTGCCACCTCTTTGGAATGCAAATGACCATCTTTTAAGGGTATGGTATATTTTTCAGTAACAAATCCCGATAAAAACCCACTGTCGAACGGTTGAAGCTTTTTCAAATCCCAAAAGGCAATTTTGCTTGGAATTCTTCCGGCTTTTTGCTGTGATGCTTTGATCAAAGTGTCGTCCACAAATCCTGATACTTCACCAGCAGCTGGGTACCATCTCGTTTTCCGGACCCTTTGGGTCACCATTTTGCCGTTGGCATTTCGAACTCTTTTGGTTTCATAGTAATATTCTCCCCGCTGACCTGTGTATGAGGCATATAA from Flagellimonas oceani encodes the following:
- a CDS encoding lactonase family protein, whose translation is MKKIILAGIVAILATACAEKPKEKPMYTLFVGTYTDGDSEGIYTYTFDVNTGELSSKKLAAKLTNPSFLAISQDKKNLYAVQETADFDSLGGAVTAFKLKDDVLELQNSMGTQGAHPCHVSLSSDGHLAVANYTGGNVALFSLNDDGSLADDPQIIDHKKLDSVKTSHAHMAQFNADGLMVTDLGLDAIKRYRQEGDKFVPAEQASIPFEDGAGPRHFTSGNDGKALYVINELNSTISVFEKDAGGNFEEVQVVPTLAADFDGESFCADLHLSPDGKFLYGSNRGENTIVIFAVDVNSGRLELVGRESVRGDWPRNFSIDPTGEFLLVANKKTSNIVVFKRDGEQGTLTFLNEVKHPNPVCLVFK
- a CDS encoding MATE family efflux transporter produces the protein MAKITSEELGQEPIGKLLIKQAVPASIGILVMSLNVLVDSIFVGNWIGSIAIAAINVVLPVSFFIAALGMAIGIGGSSIISRALGANNREKALKTFGNQITLTLVVTITMVALGLYFVDSLIPAFGGKGSIFEPAKIYYTIILYGVPFLALCMMGNSVIRAEGKPRFAMIAMIIPSVGNLLMDYIFIYVFDWGMHGAAWATTVGYLLCFFYVFYFFLSNNSELKIDVSHFGLDRPILREIGSLGFVTLARQAVTSITYLLMNNILFNLGGEAMVAVYAIIGRMLMFALFPVFGVTQGFLPIAGYNYGAVKYDRVKESIYTAIKYAALMATLVFVVLMVFPSEIASLFLSDRPGLSAEEAEANNFVLQHIPLAMRLVFAATPIIAIQLIGAAYFQAIGKAIPALLLTLTRQGFFFIPLILILPNFMGEIGVWLSFCIADVLSTIVTGFFLQKEIKSELS
- a CDS encoding DNA helicase PriA; amino-acid sequence: MEEQKIKKSELKKACTNCGAELKYKPGTTSISCEYCGHQETIELGENGFEELELQPFLQEMGSQKHSEEISMLHCKNCGADQHVEENYKSLHCVYCGQPLVIEDAYKENWILPGAVLPFQIDKKQSFIIFKNWVKRLWFAPNNLKKASLDPQFTKGLYLPYWTFDAQLYASYTGQRGEYYYETKRVRNANGKMVTQRVRKTRWYPAAGEVSGFVDDTLIKASQQKAGRIPSKIAFWDLKKLQPFDSGFLSGFVTEKYTIPLKDGHLHSKEVAKDIADSWCRRDIGGDTQRVLSMDMKLSEETFKHILLPVYVSAYRYNGKEYNFFINGENGQISGTRPYSFWKIFFTVLAVLAIIGVIVFLSKK
- a CDS encoding DUF3050 domain-containing protein, whose translation is MKIENLEQELQPLREQLKNHPMYAQLESVDDIKTFMESHVYAVWDFMSLLKALQQDLTCVGLPWHPAKDTAVTRFINEIVLEEESDFNEKGEAKSHFEMYLDAMQEVGADTQKVEATISSFNDLKAISTQIEAAELNRVEKNFLQFTFEVINTQQPHIIAAAFTFGREDLIPDMFLGIIEQSGAGKYKKLEYYLKRHIELDGEDHGPLALRMIKALCGSDAQKWTDVLEYSKQALQCRVELWDSIAQKLEANKNNLVNAS